The nucleotide window CCCTCGTCAATCATCTCTAtgttggtgatgatgtcatcggGGTTGAAGGAGATCTCATCATCAGCCTCTGTGGAAAGGGAAAGAATTTGTCTTCACAAATGACGAATGATGAttaacaaatgtcaaaaaatgaagAATTAAAAGAGTGTCAGACCTCCTTCGTAGTCATAAATTGCTACTGCCTTCTGGCCACACGTCAGGTCTTCATAATCGTTGTCTGCaactgtaaaagaaaattaaatgaacgGGTATTTTCACAAGTATGTGAAAAGTTTGACATTAAACTGATGGCAGACACAGACCTGGCGGCACAGGAGGAGGCGGTTCAGCAAGGTCCTCGTACTCTCCATCGTCTTCCTCGTCCACATCAGCTGACCTGAGTGGTAACGGGGGAGCGTCCTGTTCAAGGAAATCGTCCGAGCGTGGAGGTAAAGCTGGGGGCTCTTCATACTCTGGTTCCTCCtggaacacacaaacatgaaattATAATCGTTTACTCTCCTCAGCCTATTTTGTTGCTCTTAATGATTGAACATCATGTTATTtattgacaaaaacaagactttGTATGATTGCcagaatgaataaatatgaattaattattCTGTTATCTGGTACATCTGACATTTGTAAGAATCACTTACTGGTTCTGGCTCTGGTGTTTCTTCAATATCTGGCATGTGCTGGTGGACTTCTGGTGCTGGTGGCGTTTCATACCGTGAAGGCACATCTGGAAGAGGAGGTGGGGTTTCATACCGTGAAGCCACATCTGGAACAGGAGGTGGCATTTCATACCGTGAAGCCACATCTGGAACAGGAGGTGgaatttcctcctctcttctgctctcctcctacagaaaacaacaacaaaatcattACTACACATATTGACCATTTGTCGATTTTGACCTCTTTACATGTTGACAGTGCAGCTTGCGTGTGTTACCTCCTGTCTGCGTTTGGCCAGCTCtcgctctctgctctctctggcTTGTCTCCTCGCCTTCTCTTCGTCTGCTCTCTTCCTGTTCTCTTCATCTGAAGCCTTGGCCATGTTCTCAAAACGAGCCTTCAGGTTTCCTGCACCTGCACTCGCTGCAAAAGACAGAGAAATGAATATGAACACGGTGCATTAATGGCTGTAACTGTTTACCAGAAGAGATGTCACAGTAGGGTTGATTATGTTGAGTGAAAAACTGAACTCACAAGCCTCTAATGGTTGTGTCTTTTCGTAAGCAGAGGTCGGGGAGTCCATGTCTGAGAAGCCAGCTGCACTCTAGAAGAGGAAGTTTATCATTCAATCTTTAAACCTTTCACTGTTGAATAAGGCTGGAATGATTAGTAAATCACCAAAACAGGGCCATGGAAACATGTCGATACGGATTTTGTGCCATTTTGTATCATTTTACCCCAAAAACCCAAATGAATTAATCAGATAAATAACCCTCAGATTAATAGTCATGACAATAAGGAATAGTTACAGCTCTAATACCGACCTTGTCCATGCGGTCTGCCTGTACTCCATAACGACCTCCAAAACCTGCTGAATAATCTAAACAGAGATACATCTGATCAGTCTAATTTCCTTTGAGTCCTCTAATATTTTAATATACACACATGTTGAGTGTTTCCTCACCTTTTTGTGACTGATGTTTCTCCGTCTCGCCTTTATAATCATAGCCCAGAGCAGCTTTGTCCactttctccttctccacccCGTACTTTCCTCCAAATCCTTTAGCGTAATCTGAATAAAAGTACAGAATAAAGCTATTAGATTTTGGGCGAAGAGCTGTCAAATCTGAGGAATGCTACAACTTTGAATTACCTTTCTGTGACTGGTGCTTCTCTGTTTCTCCTTTATAGTCGTACCCCAAAGCAGCTTTGTccaccttctccttctccacccCGTACTTTCCTCCGAATCCCTTTGCATAGTCTGATGGaaatatgatgcaaaataaatgaaatgtgaagCTGTGTTGAAACTGATAATCCCTACAACGTAAACTCACCTTTTTGTGACTGGTGCTTCTCTGTCTGGCCTTTATAGTCGTACCCTAACGCAGCTTTGTCCACTTTTTCCTTCTCCACCCCGTACTTTCCTCCAAATCCCTTTGAGTAATCTGAAAACATGTAAGGGTTGTAAGGAAAATTTCAGATGAGACTTTTCTGTTGGTTTGCCACTTCTAAAGGAAGAATATTGTAGTGTATAAGTAAGAGATCCTCTTCGAAGCTAAATGGGTAACTCACCTTTCTGAGACGCATGTTGCTCCACCTTTTCTTTGTATCCAAAGCCCATGGCAGACTGTACAAACATAGATCGCATTTAGGATTCATAAATTGCTTAGAGATCCCTTATGGATCAGCTTATGGAAGCCATgagaataaagtaaaaaaaatcctaGAGATCCATTTTCTGAGTTTGATCTAAATTGTTTCCACTCCTGTGTGCATGACTTAAGATGAggtgaaaaaacagtttttactcAAATTATATTCCTCAGTTCTTTaaattttaaagttttcttgTAAGTTTTGAAAAgagaaacataataaaatcaGGAGCTTTAAATGTGGGAGTAAATGAGTCATAAAAGTTTGAGCAGTTGAAAAAGATTTTTACAGATatgaaaaaagtaattaaagCATTTAAGAACTTAGAAACtgaaacagaggagacaaagcAATTTAGATCAGACAGAAAATGGACCACCAGAATATTTTTGGCTTAATTGGCTCTTAGggtttatgtatatattcattcattcttatTTAAAGTCTTCAACCTCCAGTTTTCCACACCACACTTGTGTGATTGCGTACTGAAACATGATTGGCTCACAAACTAttagtgatgtcacaaaatcctGCTGGAAGTGACACGTCTTAAattacacacacatcattcagaTGTTAAAAATTCAAAGTGAAGTCgtaatattcaaaacaaatctacgagaagaagaagactaaGACTCTTCTTGTCTTCTCACCTTGTCGACGCGGTCTTTCTGAACACCATATTTTCCACCGAACCCTTTCGCTGCATCTTTCTGGGAAGAGTGTTGCTCAACTTGTGCCACATAGTCGTGCCCCAAAGCTGCCTGGAGAGTAGAAACAGAaatcaaaaatgtgtcattcAATACGAGGAGCCTATCAACATATTTTCAGTGTCAAAAAGAAGAAGTTGTAAACCTTGTCCATTCGGTCCCTCTCCACTCCAAACTTCCCTCCATATCCGTATGACGCTTTGGGACCGTCGTCCGTCTGCTTCACCTTCTCGTGCTCCTCGGCCACATTGTTTCTGAGCTCTGCAATACTGGCAGATCATACAGGGGTCAAATATACTGACACTGCGATTTACACCAGTACACACTAATATTTGTCTTTTGAAACTATTTAACCAGAATACCAAACATACACAAGGCAGTTTCAAAGTGCTTTATCTGCAgttaaagtataaaaagtaaGTGGAAGCAAACATTAAAAGAAAGTGTGGAAATATACACAAATCTGGAAGCAATTctaaaaaacattatataaagacaaaaaaaaaataaaggcagaAGAAAATAACCAGCTTTTAAGCCTGCTTTTAAAGGCATACTACTTTATGTACTGCTACTCAATGTCCGCTACTCggacaataaatcaataaacaaatgcctcctacaagccccaggggaataaaatggtaaactgaAAGTGTATAGGGGCTTGGGTTTTAAGGGGTtcccaaataaacaaagtttcctcactagaaagatgtgggcagccaagaaTACAAaatagggcctaaacagaccagagtttctggctgccaATCTGAGGGGGAATGAGGTTCTCAGTgggtcagggacagattcagactgAGGGTGAGAGCCACCTGGGTGCCATTCCCCgcctcttttaagccttcacaaaaagggTGTCATCACACCCTGactggctgggagggaaatgccccaagctgcttccactcctcaatcaggagtcagtctccccacctgtgcacaggtgatctgaatcccctgcaattagtcttgagggaaaatcagcccaaacaaagaaaaatagcaagtcTCAAACAATTGGACTGCTACATAATAATAGAAGTAATGAGAGCCCAAGGGGAAATTTTCAAGTTGATTATTTTGCCCAAACAAGCCTAAGATCTAATTATACTCAATTTATAATGATTTTAAACACCGAACAGCAACAaatatttggtgtgtgtgctTGATAAATAACTCTGAGATTGATCTATAATAAaaattgttatttaattttcaatggattaattaattgtcattatttattatctgtacatttgtttttagcTGGAATTCATGTCAATTATATCAATTATACTGGTCAAAGTTAACACTCATGGCCTGCAGAAATAGTAGTATGCATTacaccacacacaaaaacatatacagaatagaaaaaaacactttccttTGAGACACTCTGgttaataaagcatttatttatgcTTTATAGATCAGTTATAAGccataaataaatgttgtggttGCCAGGTTCTGAAAAATC belongs to Pagrus major chromosome 14, Pma_NU_1.0 and includes:
- the hcls1 gene encoding src substrate protein p85-like, producing MWKSVVGHNVSMKVAAEGDDWETDPDFENDVSEQEQRWGAKTIEGSGRKEHISIAELRNNVAEEHEKVKQTDDGPKASYGYGGKFGVERDRMDKAALGHDYVAQVEQHSSQKDAAKGFGGKYGVQKDRVDKSAMGFGYKEKVEQHASQKDYSKGFGGKYGVEKEKVDKAALGYDYKGQTEKHQSQKDYAKGFGGKYGVEKEKVDKAALGYDYKGETEKHQSQKDYAKGFGGKYGVEKEKVDKAALGYDYKGETEKHQSQKDYSAGFGGRYGVQADRMDKSAAGFSDMDSPTSAYEKTQPLEASSAGAGNLKARFENMAKASDEENRKRADEEKARRQARESRERELAKRRQEEESRREEEIPPPVPDVASRYEMPPPVPDVASRYETPPPLPDVPSRYETPPAPEVHQHMPDIEETPEPEPEEPEYEEPPALPPRSDDFLEQDAPPLPLRSADVDEEDDGEYEDLAEPPPPVPPVADNDYEDLTCGQKAVAIYDYEGEADDEISFNPDDIITNIEMIDEGWWKGQCHGRMGLFPAAYVQLME